In Mustela nigripes isolate SB6536 chromosome 10, MUSNIG.SB6536, whole genome shotgun sequence, one DNA window encodes the following:
- the LOC132026122 gene encoding LOW QUALITY PROTEIN: receptor-interacting serine/threonine-protein kinase 2-like (The sequence of the model RefSeq protein was modified relative to this genomic sequence to represent the inferred CDS: inserted 1 base in 1 codon; deleted 2 bases in 1 codon), whose product MNQEGICSALPTIPCHKLPDLRYLSRSGSGTVSSARHADWRIQVALKQLHIHTPLLDSERNDVLGEAEILHKARFSYILXIWGICNEPEFLGIVTEYMPNGSLNEFLHRKTEYPDVAWPLRFRILHEITLGVNYLHNMNPPLLHHDLKTQNILLDNEFHVKIADFGLSKWRMMSLSQTWTSKSSPEGGTIIYMPPENYEPGQKSRASVKHDIYSFAVIMWEVLSRKQPFEEVTNPLQIMYSVSQGHRPNTNEESLPLDIPHRTLMISLIESGWAQNPDERPSFLKCLIELEPVLRTFEEITFLEAVIQLKKTKLQSTLSTIHLCDKKKMDSSLNTPITHGPQKESCGSSQLHESSDSTIASKSLTAPQENDFLSRKTQDFSTLCHYPVNHSCNSNISSVQKRKFCDHKTTPGSLAVITPLSAEGNSERLQPGIAQQWIQSKRKDIVSQMTEACLNQSLDALLSRDLIMKEDYELISTKPTRTSKVRQLLDTTDIQGEEFAKVIVQKLKDNKQMGLQPYPEILVVS is encoded by the exons ATGAACCAGGAGGGTATCTGCAGCGCCCTGCCTACCATTCCCTGCCACAAGCTCCCCGACCTGCGCTACCTGAGCCGCAGCGGGTCAGGCACCGTGTCCTCCGCCCGCCACGCAGACTGGCGCATTCAGGTTGCCTTGAAGCAGCTGCACATCCACACCCCGCTGCTCGACAGTGAAAGAAATGATGTTTTAGGAGAAGCTGAAATTTTACACAAAGCTAGATTTAGTTACATTC CAATTTGGGGAATTTGCAATGAGCCTGAATTTTTGGGAATAGTTACGGAATATATGCCAAATGGATCATTAAATGAATTCCTCCATAGGAAAACGGAATATCCTGATGTTGCTTGGCCACTGAGATTTCGCATCCTGCATGAAATTACACTGGGTGTAAACTACTTGCACAATATGAATCCTCCTCTACTTCATCATGACTTAAAgactcaaaatatcttattggaTAATGAATTTCATGTTAAGATTGCAGATTTTGGTTTATCAAAATGGCGTATGATGTCCCTCTCACAAACATGGACTAGTAAATCTTCACCAGAAGGAGGGACAATTATCTATATGCCACCTGAGAACTATGAACCTGGacaaaaatcaagagccagcgTCAAGCACGATATCTATAGCTTTGCAGTGATCATGTGGGAAGTCTTATCCAGAAAACAGCCTTTTGAAGAAGTCACCAATCCTTTGCAGATCATGTATAGTGTATCACAAGGACATCGACCTAACACTAATGAAGAAAGTTTGCCACTTGATATACCTCATCGAACacttatgatctctctaataGAAAGTGGATGGGCACAAAATCCAGATGAAAGACcatctttcttaaaatgtttaatagaaCTTGAACCAGTTCTGAGGACATTTGAAGAGATAACTTTTCTTGAAGCTGTTATtcaactaaagaaaacaaagttacaGAGTACTTTGAGCACTATTCACTTATGTGACAAGAAGAAAATGGACTCATCTCTGAACACACCTATAACTCATGGACCACAGAAGGAATCATGTGGATCCTCTCAGCTCCATGAAAGTAGTGATTCTACTATAGCCTCAAAGTCCCTGACAGCTCctcaagaaaatgattttttatctAGAAAAACTCAAGACTTTTCTACACTGTGTCACTATCCAGTAAATCACAGTTGCAATAGTAACATTTCT TCAGTTCAGAAGAGGAAATTTTGTGATCACAAGACTACCCCAGGCTCTTTAGCAGTGATAACTCCACTCTCAGCTGAGGGAAATTCAGAGCGATTACAGCCTGGCATAGCCCAACAGTGGATCCAGAGTAAAAGGAAAGACATTGTGAGCCAAATGACAGAAGCCTGCCTTAACCAGTCATTAGACGCTCTTCTGTCCAGGGACTTAATCATGAAGGAGGACTATGAACTCATTAGTACCAAACCTACAAGGACTTCAAAAGTCAGACAGTTACTGGACACCACTGACATCCAAGGAGAAGAATTTGCCAAAGTTATAGTACAAAAGTTGAAAGATAACAAGCAAATGGGTCTTCAACCTTACCCGGAAATACTTGTGGTTTCTTGA
- the LOC132025983 gene encoding LOW QUALITY PROTEIN: protein O-glucosyltransferase 3-like (The sequence of the model RefSeq protein was modified relative to this genomic sequence to represent the inferred CDS: inserted 3 bases in 2 codons) gives MSIRVHAESRTPDPATTRPLPLALLVATGGPKAPVXAPWSLVWGPGLRAGIVLPVCYFYLQAVNSQGQNLTRSPPGQTLFKVVIKSLSPKELVWIHVPKPLDKNDGTFLMRYRMYETASEGLKIEILYSDEHVAQSPYILKGPVYHEYCECPEGDPQAWQKTLSCPTKEPQIAKDFASFPGINLQQMLNEVPKKFGDERGAIVHYTILNNRIYWRSLGKYTEFKMFSDEILLSLARKVLLPDLKFYINLGDWSLEHRQVNEIPGPLPIISWCGSLDSRDIILPTYDITHSTLEAMRGVTNDLLSIQGNTRPSWINKTEKAFFRGRDSREDRLQLVQLSKENPELLDAGITGYFFFQEKEKELGKANLTGFFDFFKYKYQVNVDGTVAAYRYPYLMLGDSLVLKQDSTYYEHFYMALTPWKHYVPIKRNLSDLLEKVKWAKENDGEARKIAKEGQLAARELLQPRRLFCYYYGVLQKYXERQSSKPKIRDGMELVPQSDDNASPCQCLRERPSREEL, from the exons ATGAGCATAAGAGTGCATGCAGAGAGCCGGACGCCGGACCCCGCGACCACGCGGCCGCTGCCACTCGCCCTGCTCGTGGCCACGGGGGGCCCCAAGGCGCCGGT AGCGCcgtggagcctggtgtgggggcCCGGGCTGCGGGCGGGCATCGTGCTGCCCGTCTGCTACTTCTACCTGCAGGCTGTGAACTCGCAGGGCCAGAACCTCACTCGCTCGCCCCCAGGTCAAACACTATTCAAAGTAGTAATCAAATCTCTTTCACCTAAAGAGTTAGTCTGGATTCACGTCCCCAAACCTTTGGACAAGAACGATGGGACATTTTTGATGCGATATAGGATGTATGAAACTGCCAGTGAAGGGCTGAAAATAGAGATCCTTTACAGTGATGAGCACGTGGCTCAGTCTCCTTATATTTTGAAAGGACCAGTGTACCACGAGTACTGTGAATGTCCAGAAGGGGATCCTCAGGCCTGGCAGAAAACTCTTTCTTGTCCAACCAAGGAACCACAGATTGCAAAGGATTTTGCTTCCTTCCCCGGCATCAATCTCCAGCAGATGCTAAATGAAGTTCCAAAAAAGTTTGGGGATGAGAGGGGTGCCATTGTTCACTACACGATTCTCAATAACCGCATCTACTGGAGATCTTTAGGGAAGTACACAGAGTTCAAAATGTTCTCGGATGAGATTTTGCTGTCACTGGCAAGAAAGGTCCTTCTCCccgatttaaaattttatattaatcttGGAGATTGGTCTCTGGAGCATCGGCAAGTCAACGAAATCCCAGGCCCTTTGCCTATTATTTCATGGTGCGGCTCCCTGGATTCACGGGACATTATCCTTCCAACGTATGACATCACCCACTCCACGCTCGAAGCAATGAGGGGTGTCACCAATGATCTCCTCTCTATTCAGGGAAATACACGGCCTTCCTGGATCAACAAAACCGAGAAAGCTTTCTTCAGAGGTAGAGATAGCCGAGAAGACAGGCTCCAGTTGGTACAGCTCTCCAAGGAAAATCCAGAGCTCCTAGATGCAGGAATTACaggatatttctttttccaagagaaagaaaaggagcttgGAAAAGCTAACTTGACaggtttctttgatttctttaagtACAAGTATCAAGTGAATGTGGATGGGACCGTGGCGGCTTACAGATATCCATACCTCATGTTGGGTGACAGCTTGGTTTTGAAGCAGGACTCGACGTATTACGAACATTTCTATATGGCACTAACGCCTTGGAAACATTATGTTCCAATTAAAAGAAATCTTAGTGATTTACTAGAGAAAGTTAAGTGGGCCAAGGAAAATGATGGAGAAGCCAGGAAGATTGCAAAAGAAGGGCAGCTGGCCGCGAGGGAGCTGCTGCAGCCACGCCGGCTCTTCTGCTACTATTATGGAGTACTCCAGAAAT GCGAGCGCCAGTCCAGCAAACCCAAAATACGTGATGGGATGGAGCTCGTTCCTCAGTCAGATGATAATGCGTCCCCGTGCCAGTGCCTCCGGGAAAGACCTTCCAGAGAAGAGCTTTAA